In Arachis hypogaea cultivar Tifrunner chromosome 7, arahy.Tifrunner.gnm2.J5K5, whole genome shotgun sequence, the genomic window atcaaaagacaGTTCAATTGATCACATATAGCTTCAGTTGCACGAACAAGAATTAGCATTAATAGCATAAAACTAAATTCGAAGCTTAAGAATTGGAACCATAAGATTTGAAATAGTGAAAATAATGAGTAACGCAAATGCGAAGATCTAACTTGTAAGAGAATGAAATGAAGGAGTTGTAAGAGAGAGCACAGTAAATCAAAGCTGCGAAAGAGTCGACTCGACAATACCTGAAGGAGCAGATCGGAGCTACAAGAAGGATCTGAGTCAAAGAACGAGTTCGTGAGTCCTAaatcgaaaatgagagagaaagaTAGAAAGCGATAGGTATGAACCTTTTTCTTCTCTGAACAACATAGAAAGCGATAGAAGGATCTAAGTCAAAGAGCACAGTTGCTTGATCTGAACTGCGACGGCGAGGGTGACAGCGACCGCTACGGCGAGTTTCAGCGGTGAGGTTAGGCTCTCTCTTCTATGAGACCTCTTTCTTTGGTTTCTCTGAATCTCTTATTTCTTTagtttaaatacaaaattattttaataaaataatactaacaataattttatggccactaaaaatattttattaaaaagataggcataataataataattgtcattacaatatatttttaataagaataatactgACCATAATTTTATAGCcattaaaatttttcattaaaaaatattttaatgataataatactaATCATAATTCTATGGTCACTaaaaattttttacaaataatttttttatatttattagtgACAATAAAGACAATTACCATTATAAGATATAGTAATAATGGCAAATATATAATTATCGCAAAAACATAacttcaattaaaaaattaatggcCATTATGTTATTACCACTAAAAATTTGtcgctaaaatatattttttttttgtagtgacacGTAACTAACATATTCTCTAACTTTCTAATTTCATTGCCAACTAAGCCTTCAAGTTGCTGCTGGTGCATAAATAATTCTACAAGTTGCAATATTTGCATGctgtaaaaatatagaaaaagaattactaaaatttgggaattagagataaaaaaggataaaattcATCGGGTAGAAAGGAAatttagagagaagagagatgTCTTAAGATATTTCACAATTCATCACATATTTCTCTTTCACTACAATTTTTAATCctctatttttaatacttctaATTATATCAAACCTATATTTATTATTTGGGTCAAGTCTAATTGTACTTACTACAATCCAATCATACTCATTATTACACATGCCTAATTAAGTATTTGACACTGCCGTTTTTTTTTCACTAATCTtggattaaataaaaaatcatcctACACCTTTAATTTATACATGTCTTTCATTAATGTCTATACTCATCGATCAACTCGTAGTTGTAGCttctaaattttgattttttagttttacACAAGAATGTTGAAGACAAAATTTGTGGAATGCTTGGCAACAGGTTTGACACCCTTCATAACACTTTTCCAATACGATTATCCCCAAAGTCTCGAGGATGCATATGGTGGCTTTTTGAGTCCTCAAATTGTGTAAGTTAATACTAACAATAtaattatgacaaaaaaaaaataacaatcatTAGGGTTTTGCCAAGTGAAACATTAAAAAATTTCACTGAGTATCCTCAAGCAAGGCAAAACCCTACTTattaaaaattcttaaattacaagaaatggAAATACATATGATGTTTGGGAACTTGTGATCATGATAGGAAGGATTTCACAGACTATGCAGAGGTATGCTTCAAAGCATTTGGTGATAGGGTGAAGTACTGGATAACCTTTAATGGGCCATCCATTTTCTCTAAATTGGGTTACACAATTGGAAAATATGCTCCTGGAAGATGCTCAAGTTGGCTAAACTTGAACTGCACCGGTGGTGATTCAGCTACTGAGCCCTACATTGTTACCCACCACCAACTTCTTGCCCATGCTTCTGCTGTCAAACTCTTTAGGGAAAAGTACCAGGTCACCTCTTCAttcattttgaaaaatgttttttgTATTATTTCCTTCTAGatatttttatgataataaaattatttatcccAAAAATTTAACTTGTTATATATAGAagtgtataaataaatatatatctaattattttaatcacattttttttatatcttttgatcatagCAGTTCTAATACTATATTATAATAAAGATAGTACAAATTTTATAAGATTAAAGAAGATAGATGTTCTTACTCATTAATATTATTCAATCATGGTGACATCGATAGAAAAATACTTTTCTTGGTATAGACTTGGGTTACTAATTAAcatgaatataaataaaataatgagtaacgtgataaataaatttttgtcagacattaatttaaaaaaaaatttaataaaattttttatgatagtaaatatagacaaattaatttaaaataaaattttctatctTATTCATAGGGTTAATTCGAAGGTCATATATCCAcatttgttattttaaaagattttattgatattttaaaaaaaataattaatccgTACAAAATATaaagtttcaaaaatttatgtGTCAATTTActctaaaatttctttttaatattttattagtaaAATCAAATTCAGGTATCATATATATGTGATGATCCTGACTCATGATATTTGTTTGAGTATCTTcagaatattatatttatttagtaaaattatattgTACTTTTAGCCTATAAATAAATACTTCTTATTATTATACATTCTATGAAAATAATAACATTTGATATTTATTCTTAACTTATTATCATGAATTCacgaatcaaaataaaaaaatgattcttaTGATACTTTTCAATAAATAAGTAGTCTctaatttaattacttatataTTAACCTAATTTCGGTAATCTCCACCAGGGTACACAAATGGGACAAATTGGGATCATTCATGGCACTGACTGGGTTGTACCGTTGTCCCAATCCAAGGAAGACATTGATGCAACATCTAGAGCACTGAGTTTCTTGTTCGACTGGTAACTATATATATAAACCCAAATTAACACTTGGTAAAaagaattagaaaagaaaagaaattaaaggttCTAATATAAAgttcttaattaattattcttaagTTCAAATATTTGCGTTTTAAGTATAAGTTGTACAAATTTTATTTGCTATTTGTTTACTATACATAGGTTTATGGAACCGTTGCATTCTGGTTCGTATCCAGCTATAATGATTGAGAATGTGGGAGAAAGACTGCCAAAGTTTACCGAAAAAGAATCAGATATGTTGATAAATTCTTTTGATTTTATTGGAATAAATTACTACTCTTCAGTTTATGCAGCTGATATCAAATGCCCAACTCAAAATAAAACCTACCTTACGGACTCATGTGCTGACCTCACCTGTAAGCTATATATTATGCAtgcattaaatataattttcttaaaGGATGTAGTCTAGTTAGAGTTAGTTAtaaagttagttggttagttagtgTTAGATAGAGTGTTAGTTAGAGCTATCCGCAAATAGAAAGGAAGATATATGCAATTAGGGTTTAGTGTTATGTTAACTTCCACTTTAGCGAACAACTATTATATATATCAatattagttattagtataaaatatatattaaaatataaaatataaattaaaagtaaattaaattatatttatatttatatacaaatatataataactgattttaatatatagttagtattttgtgtatatatattatatcagaGTGAATTCTAGTATACTTATATTTACAGTAGTTACAAtagttatataaataatattgttaaaattaaagtcacattttatatattttatatattttgataatattttttagcatatttttaaaaaaatgttgttaaataataaaaaaatcttactttAATTTTATCAACATTTTAAAACATCCTAACTACGATAGATACGGTAACATAAGCATATTAAAATGCATCTTGTATCAGTTTAGAAGTGTCATGattcattcttttcaattcagcCTAAAACACACTACCAAAGTCTTTCTTTCTCTGCCTTTCTCTGTCTTTCTTGTTACTCAAGCTAGCCACCTTCTtcattttccttttgttgattttttattcgATTATCTATAAAAATCACTATTAGTTAAACCGCTTCACTGGTTTTACTGATTTTTGACATTTTTGCGATAAGTTTTTCAACTTGACCCAATTAGAGTGATCATTCCAGAGTAGCTCATTGAATCAGCTAGTATATAATCCTAGAACCATGcatgttatttattataatagcatgcctttataatttttttaatttttacaatgaTAGTATTGTTATAAAGTAATCCTCGCATTGACATATTTTCAATGATGTATCAGTTGAGCGTAATGGAATACCCATCGGGCCAAGGGTAAGAATTAATTAACGAAGAATATTAGAGTtacattagaatttattatttttaataatcagTTAGTTATTAATgcttaaaaatatgaaataaagtaTGTCGTTGGATCATTAAACTAAAGAAACTCTACTAAAATAATTGCGTTGATGGCTAggtaatagtaaaaaataatatattctaataGGCTCTAGTAtttctcttaattaattaaaatataccattaaaatttgaaacttttgttactactactaattaaatgaaaatcttcaaataaattattctatatatGTAGGCTGCTTCAGATTGGATATACCTTTACCCTCAAGGAATTGAAGAATTATTAATGTACATCAAGATCAAATACAACAACCCAATCATATATGTAACAGAGAATGGTACATCAACATGCAAAATAttatttagaaataaataaaaaccgTATTACTAATGACACTTTTTTTTTAACGTAATTTGTAGGTTATGACAATTTTAGTGACGAAAATCAATCACTCAAAGACCAAACAAGGATAGATTGTTACGTTCAACATCTTTCACATGTTCATAATGCTATAAGGTGAGtagtaattttgtttttttttttttctcaaattgcAAATTGTTAATTAAGGTTTACCAACTAAATCTATGGTTTACATTTTGTATAATTTCAAATTTGGTAGGAATGGGGTCGATGTGAGAGGCTACTTTATATGGTCGCTTTTGGATAATTTCGAATGGTGCGATGGTTACACTGTTCAATTTGGGATTGTCTATGTTGATTTTGCTAATGGATTAAAGAGATATCCAAAGGATTCAGCCAAATGGTTTAAGAATTTTCTCCATCAAGAATATAAATCCCAGTGAAAGTGTTGATGGATGGAGACAGCAGCTTATTATTCTcttcaaagaaaattaaaaaaatttttacgtAGTATATTTCCTACTTTTTACTTTTTGATGCATATTTTCTATTTGGATTGATATAAAGGGATTTATTATCTTCAGTCTACATGTATTATTACCAtcagataaaataattttttccctGCTATTATCATCAGAGTTAGAGAATTAGTGTTAGAGATATAAGTCCTATAATCTATTAtctctttttattagtttaaatttttttaaaaaataatattttaatatgatatcaaaatttttatattctaaatatttagaatttgatttttgttgactccataaaaaataattttgatataagataaataaaaagataaaaaaaaccaataaaaattttTCACAAATCTAAAATGATATCTTGCATAAGCagtatgttaaaaatataattattaatatactttcagttattaatttaattttttttaaatatcttaagAATTAGTATAACAGAATATCATACAGAGTTTAAAAAAGTAGagttgacaaaaatatttttatatgaaaaaaattcttAATGATGAAGGGTAAAAAGTAACAAGTTAAAAAGTATATCATCATATATAAGTgaagaaaaatattataatttctcTTTAAAATGTAAAGACAGAATGATGACAAGAATGCTATCTAAAATGGGAAAACAAAACtggatttctatattttttttattctttattaaagaattcaaaccatattttatttcatttaattgtatttgtattaaaattaataataattaatttatttatatataggaTATCTGCTATGAGAACTAGACAATAATGCCCTGCACCAACATgggatgaaaaataaataaaatagaagctATGATTGTTTCTCTAATAAAATACATAAGATAATTTTGAATTCACTGACAATTGCGTTTGGTGTTAGGAAAACGGGGGAGACTTGTCTAATGCAATATAGTCTATGTTAGTCACaaacattttaaaaacaaaattctagatgatttacattttaaaaactaattaacgAAGACTAAACAAGAGCGACTATTTTTAATCCTATTTCTCTGGTCAATGCACAACACTCTTCTGATCCATGCATCTCCTTGAGAGATAGTCTAGTGGTTGTTAAAAACAATGGAGAACTGAAATCACACAAAAAAAAGGGGTCATTTATTAGTATTTGACTATTTgtgtatatttataaatactaaagatataaaatattCCAAAAcataataatcaaatatttatacaacaatataattaaatgtttttataaatgctaaatatatatattcttatacaatgattgaatgataattaattttttatcaagCAGCAtgcaaatattttaatataaatagacTAAATATGAACATGATTTATGATATGAGAATGtacagttaaaaaaaaaaaagacaatgcATATGAAAAGATTCacgcattaaaaaaaataatctcaAAAGTTGAAGATGACCAAAAGGTTTTTCTAAGATCGATAAAATTTAGAAAAGTGAATAATCGTTAAATAGTTTTGTTCCGAGAAttacctgaaacgttgatttgggcTTGAACGTGAGGTTTAGATTCCTTTGTATGGTAGCGTTCGACTTGTTGATGCCGAAATGTCGCCTGTCCAAgtttctcgtgaggaggtggggatGATATCTGCCAGAGACTCCGTTGCTTAAGTTAGCAAATgttttaaacaggtttttagtagatcaAAACGTAAATTATATCTGAGGGGTGTTAATATATTTATCGTACAGTCGATAACCacctttgttggagtagttccatctCTATTGATGGATAACCGTTCCCTTTATCTTGAAAATTCGTTGTCATCTATCTTTTAGGGAAGATAGAGATAGTGGGAGAGATTTGCAGAAGTAGCTACCTGTTTGGGCGGGTAAAGCCGGGCTCTTTTGTAGtgcccgacctctttaaagaggtcgagTATGCTGTGGAGGCTGCCTTTCTTTGGTGGGCCTTTTATGCTTGTTGGGCTTGGGCTCAAGCAATGTTATGACTTTGGCTTTGACATCGGGTACACCACCTTTCTAGAGGTCGGGTATACGatgtgtttgaaaatttgaatgttGCCTCCCTTTAAATGAGGGGCCAAGTTGGCACGGCAGTTTTTCGATTTGCGCACACATTTTAAAGAGGAGTTATTAGGTTGgttactgatgacaagtcatcttatgctagttttataagtatttttcattagtttcattaggttttatgcactttcttgcaccataagtaaGAAATTGGAGTGGATTCTCATGATTTTCTTGAATCAATTAAACATCatctattttacacaaaatcataggttttatgctagaattaattgattttataaatggtGCAAAGATCTAGTAATTTTGGTGGaactttgattagttgtttggttgcttgtaggtgaagaaatgatgaaaaagaagaaagaagaatttttggcacactttgaagtttaaGCAcactttggaccttaggccacgctgttaaaagcgtggcccatgacattAAAATGTTGCGCTCAACCAAGGAAGCAAAGGTAGCATTCTAAAGAGTGAACACCACGTTCACTATTCCTCCCTTTCTCGTGACTCAAATCTGGGAACTAGGCAAGCCAAGGGTAGCGTTCCAAATTGTGAATGCCATGCTCACATTCCCTACCTTTTTCGTGCCTCAATCAAGGGAAGCAAGGCACGCAACCAAGCAAGCCAAGGGTAGCGTTCCAAGAAGTGAACGCTACGCTCACATTTCCTCCCTTTCTCGTGACTCTTTGTCAAGGAAGCAAGGCTAAGCATCAAACCAAGGGAGCTAGGTAGCGTTCAAAGGAGGGAACGGAGCGCTATACTGGAGCTACCCCATGCGCACCAAATTTGCTAGCCAAGGAAGCAGCGTTTGGAAAAGGCAACGTAGCGTTCTCAAGAGACAACGTTTTCGTGCTTCAAGCCTTGGGAGGAAGACTCATCAAGAGGAAGCGTTGGAAAAAGGCAACGTAGCGTTCCTTTTCTTCACCTTTTTCGTGCCTCTAAGCCAAGGAAAGCAAGCAATCAAGTGTAGCGTTCACAATTTGAATGTAGCTTTCAAAGAGTGAATGCTATGTACAAGGAGCTATGGGAAATGAGGCTTGGCACATGACAAGACTAAGTGAATGTAGCCTTCACAAGACCAAACGGAGCGCTTCCCTGGGAGCTGACCCATGCCTCCAACCCAACTTGAACCGAAGCCAACCGGACCCATCTTTCTTCTAATCTGAAAACCAAAAGGCCCACTCCaagctttgaagaccaaaatagaaagtgtataaataggagttaatttgatttgtagAGGACTTTTTGCTCATTAttagttttcacttttaattttcatttgtcTTTAAATTTGGGATTTGGGGAATTGGATCtagctttctgttttcattttttttcttctacaacttctactttctgtttttgtgttttaaattgagattgaagagctccattgattctaaCTCTGAGAATCACCTTTTGCTTTTCTTCTCAatagttctaagaattggatctaAATCTCCTttgctattttcattttcatttcttctgtaatttcttttctgtttgatcgaaggagcaattgagatctagatctgctttctaatcttgctcttcttcgatcttcaatttctcttttagaatttcacaattgagttaAGCTTTCTTGCTATTTGTCTCCTCAagaaattttccatttctgtttggctactgagctgaatctcttcatctcatagaTCTTTGATTTACTTTAACTTGCATTTTCTTGTTCAATTCTGAATCCCagcacccaattccttttattcttcaagcaatttacattcctcagcaatttagattcatcaatttacatttcttgcactttatgtttctgcaatttacttttcttgcaatttaagtttcaactcttttactttcttgcactttaagtttctgcaatttatctcttctgcactttacttttctgcacagtttactttctgcactcttattcacttgcaatttagcttctgtcagtcaaaatcactcaaaccatcaaatattcgcttaactaaattcatcacctaactaaaattgctcaatctatcaatctctgtgagatcgacctcactcttgtgagttattactacttgatgcgacccggtacacttgccggtgagtttgtgtggaatcgtttttccctcatcaagtttttggcgccgttgtcggggattgatttagattgacaatgattacgtagggtgataatctagattaagcatttttcttttgttttcttctaagcatattaactgtttgacacattgtgtcacctaaccctctaatcACATTCTAGAATTAGAATGTCCAGTtttcatttggtttgtttgtgattgtgcaagTCATGGAGGATGAGACAGAAGTAACCAACAATGCTCAACCAGCAAGGAGGGTGTTGGCCTTTTACACTATCCCCAGTGCAAGAAACTGTAggagtagcatactcactcccaacgttcatgcaaataactttgagttgaagcctcaacttattactctggtgcagaacaattgctcctatggaggaggtccacttgaagatccaaaccaacacttatccatcttCCTCAAAATTTGTAAAACTGTCAAAACaagtggtgtgcatccagacatctACAAGCTGCTGTTATTTCTATTCTCTCTGAAGGATAAGGCCTCTCAATAGCTAGAGACATTTtccaaagaaagcatcaataattgggaagacttagtgagcaaattcctagccaaattctacccacctcagaggatcatTAGATTGAAGACAGAAGTACAAatattcactcaaatggatgaaGAATCactctatgaggcttgggagagatacaaggccttgatcagaaagtgtccaccTGAGATGTTTAGCGAATGGGACAGACTTCAAAACTTCTATAAGGGCTTGACTCTGAAAGCCCAAGAGGCCCTTGATTATTTGGAaggaggttcattacaactaatgaaaacaaCTGAAGAAGCTCAGAACCTCATAGACACTGTGGCAAATAATcaatacttttatgctcatcaaaggcaacgccaaccaacTCCCAAGAAAGATGtcttggagcttgaaggtgttgacacTCTCTTGGTACAAAACAAATAGACGCATCAACAACTTCAGTAACAAATGAAAATGATGGCCAAGAAAATTGATGGACTGCAAATTGCTGCAGTAAATACATAaagccaatctcaaacctcacatgTGTGGAAGCAATCTGAAGAAGGTTTTGGGACATTTAATTAtgagcaacaaagccctgagTAGGTGCCACATATGAATAACACCTCAAGTTCATTCCAACACAACTTCCATGTTGATAcacacaatccatcctggaagaatcattctaacttgaggtggggtgagcaccaaaatcaaggacaaagggacttcaactatagcagcctcagcaacacaaacaaccaaagccattcatccaataattctaaccaattcaaaaacccacaaaacacataccaccaaccccataacaactcacaaaactacCAAAATAACTTTTCCACATCCATATTCTACCCATAAAATATCCCCGTAGAGAATTCAAACAACTTTCAGCAACAACCATCTCATCTCACACGaccacaaccaaatccagactctcaaaggatctccaacttaGAAATATTAATGGAGAAACTCATCAAAATTTAAGAGATGGCTAGACAAGATCAAGATGTagcaagaaaagatcaagccataacaagaaaaaaccaagaagcttcaatcagaaatcttgagaggcatatggaGCCAATGGCTAAGCAAATTTCAGAAATGGGAAAGAAGAGAGCAAGTACCTTCCCCAATGCCACTGAAGAACACctaagggacaaaggaaaagctaaaaagtgggaggagtgcaaggcaatcacAATGGAAAGTGAGaagactatgaagaaggaagccatcaatcggGAAAAACACAACAgggaagttccacaagaagagatagAGGGGAGAAGTGAAGAGGATCAGAAAACCAAGAAGGCACAAATCTCAAAGGGAGACAAGAACATCCTTAAACcacagctacaagagaagaaggaaggggtgaagccatatgtccccaaacttccataccctcaaaggtttaaaaaagaaaacgaggataagcaatactcaaaatttgtggacatattcaagacactcagcatcaatattcctttcttagaagcacttgaacagatgccattatatgccaaatttatgaagaaaatgctgacaaagaaaaagtccctaaaagaaggacaaattgttgagatgacaatggaATGTAATGCTATTCTCCAAggagagttgccagagaagaaagatgatcctgagagtttttatataccttgcaccataggaaacataacaattgagaagtcattctgtgaccttggtgcaagcataaacttgatgcctttatcTCTCATGAAAAAACTTCAAATTCTtgagctgaaatccacacgaatacttcttcaaatggctgacaaatccatttAGCAAGCACTTGaagttgtagagaatgtgctaGTAAAAGTGGAgaaattccttctcccagctgattttgtcatcctggatatggaagaggaccctaacactcccatcatcctggggaggcctttcctggctacgggcagagcattgatagatgttgaaaaaggggaattattgctaagagtgcatgatgagcacctatcATTCCATGTTCTTAAAACCCTACATGAGCCTACTCAAGAAGAAGAAtgtatgaaggataaggccagagatcagagtttgaaggaggcattcaatgagttaactccaagacttctaaacccatgcttgaaagaagtagagattgTGCAACAGATCAAGGAAGTCAAGGAGGAAATACATCCAAAAcctccagataaagaaccaccaaggcatggattatcttctgagaaagaaaagaagaagaggccaaaagggtagagaaacaaaaaaaatctccactgaaggcttctcaccaggggataaagtgatgttaaatacccaaccaatgaaggtgtctccacaattatctgcgtactatactgtgaaccggatcctttcacttgaacacctagagatcatcaaagaggagaccggaaggaagttcatagtaagaggagaaaagctaaggcactatgatcttcagcctccatg contains:
- the LOC112704083 gene encoding beta-glucosidase 24-like; the protein is MAIPWSNISIVYFLVISVLNILMLHYSAVTGETFEYYYDTASLKRSSFPEDFIFGTSSSSYQYEGAVNEGGKGPSIWDTFTKKYPNKIKDESSGEIAVDSYHRFKEDVQIMKELRFDAYRFSISWSRILPGGNLSMGINSEGMIYYNNLINEILRKGLTPFITLFQYDYPQSLEDAYGGFLSPQIVKDFTDYAEVCFKAFGDRVKYWITFNGPSIFSKLGYTIGKYAPGRCSSWLNLNCTGGDSATEPYIVTHHQLLAHASAVKLFREKYQGTQMGQIGIIHGTDWVVPLSQSKEDIDATSRALSFLFDWFMEPLHSGSYPAIMIENVGERLPKFTEKESDMLINSFDFIGINYYSSVYAADIKCPTQNKTYLTDSCADLTFERNGIPIGPRAASDWIYLYPQGIEELLMYIKIKYNNPIIYVTENGYDNFSDENQSLKDQTRIDCYVQHLSHVHNAIRNGVDVRGYFIWSLLDNFEWCDGYTVQFGIVYVDFANGLKRYPKDSAKWFKNFLHQEYKSQ